The Porphyrobacter sp. LM 6 sequence CTCGCATGCTCATCAGCAGAACCCATGGTGAGCAAGGCGATACAGCCTGGGTGATGAGCGTCGAGAATGTCGAGGGAACGTACCGCGATCGGCAGATCAAGAGCCGGTCTGTCGAAACGATGCTGCTTCGGCGCGTAAACGGAAGCTGGCAGATATTTCATATCCATTGGTCGTCTGCGGACCAGCGTTGACGAAGGTCCTCGACCAGCGCCAGCCAATGTCCGGTCGGGCATCCAGCTGGAGAAATCTGCTTTCCAGCCTGGATCGGTACGTCGGCACATGAGGTCTCCTTGCCGCCCGTCCGCACTGCATGACGACCCTGTCTTTCGTGGACACAAAACGGGGCACAATGGAGCGTCTGAGGAAGCCCTGCCGATGGCCCGCCAACACAGAGTCGCTTCGATCTTGGAAGCCGAAGGAGTGAAGCGTAGAGACGCCTCGCTGAGGGCACGCATCAAGGATCTCCTTAAGCGAGCTTTGTCCAGGATTGTGGATTACCGTATCAACTGGATTTTCGCGCAGAACACAGCTGTTGAAGCGCCCGCCCTGCCGCCCTCTATCGAAATTACTGTTTTCGATGAGCAGCATCTTGCCGCCTTTGCACATCATCCTGACGCGCGTGTCCGAAGTGCAATGAGTTTCGAGCGCGCGGGATGTATCGGCTTTGTACTTCTGGCCGATGCCGAGCCGGCAGCCTGCATCCATT is a genomic window containing:
- a CDS encoding GNAT family N-acetyltransferase, translated to MARQHRVASILEAEGVKRRDASLRARIKDLLKRALSRIVDYRINWIFAQNTAVEAPALPPSIEITVFDEQHLAAFAHHPDARVRSAMSFERAGCIGFVLLADAEPAACIHFADRSRYESVSTWPLANNEVALVNVTTLPEHRSRRYASLLIAQATSSLVPSRYRRALAHIWWNHHASLRAFRNAGWQRVGISIEISRHKGRWYSVHLPWKVRS